GTTATTTATCGTTCATAGAGAGCAGATTCTCAGAAAAGCGATGGCTGACTTTAGAAGAGTACTTGGTGGGGAGGAAGAGGACTTTGGGATCCTTTCTGGTACAAGTAAAGATACAAGTGCAAGATATTTATTTGCTACCATTCAAACGATCTCGAAGGATGACGTCCTTTCTCAATTTGAAGAAAAAGAATTTGATTACATTCTAATTGATGAAGTACATAAAGCAGGAGCAACCTCTTATAAGAAAGTAATGGAATATTTTAAACCAGAGTTCCTACTAGGAATGACGGCAACCCCTGAGAGGACGGATGGAGTAAATATCTATGAGCTATTTGATTATAACTTAGCATATGAAATTAGACTCCAAGAAGCTTTGGAGGAAGATATGCTTTGCCCGTTCCACTATTTCGGAGTTACAGATTACGAGACTCATGGGGAATTGGTAGATGACACTACTCAATTAGCAAACCTCGTGGATGAAGAAAGGGTAGAGCACATCCTAGAGAAGGTAGACTATTATGGTCATTCAGGCGAAAAGGTAAGAGGGCTTATATTCTGTAGTAGAAAGGAAGAAGCTCACCAATTGTCTCGGCTCATGAATCAGAAAGGATTGAAGGCAGTAGCGCTAACAGGAGATGACGATTCTGCTAAACGGCTTCAAACGGTTGATGACCTTGAAAATGGACTGCTCGATTACATCTTAACGGTAGATATATTCAATGAAGGAATTGATATCCCATCGATTAATCAGGTTATTATGTTACGTCAAACTCAATCGAGCATTATATTCGTTCAGCAATTAGGTAGAGGTCTAAGAAAACATAATTCTAAGGAGTTTGTATCTGTCATTGATTTCATCGGAAACTATAAGAACAACTATTTAATTCCCATTGCTCTATCAGGTGATAAGTCGCAAAACAAGGACAATATCCGTCGGCATTTAAAAGAAAAGAATTTTTTAAATGGAGTTTCTACTATTAACTTTGAGGAAATTGCTAAGAAACAAATCTATAAAGCGATCGATGACAGTAAATTAAATGATATGAGAGTATTAAAGGACGAATATAAACACTTGAAGAATAAAATTGGCCGTATCCCCTATCTACTCGATTTCATGAAGTTCGGCTCCATCGATCCGGAAGTGATTATGGAAAAGAACAAGAATTATATGGAATTCTTAAAGAGGGTAGAAAAGGATATAGGCACATTGAATGATTATAAAACTTCCATATTGAATTTTTTATCTCAGGAAGTGCTGGATGGGAAAAGAAAGCATGAAGTTTTGTTACTTACGATGCTAATAGAGCATGGTGATTGTACAATCACGGAGTATGAACGAATTTTAGAAGAAGCAGGATTATCATTCTCAGCATCAATGAAAAGACATCTACAACGCATCATGAATCTAAAATTCTTTACAATGACGGATCAGAAGAAATACGGGAATGAGCCTATTGCTACATTTGAGGATAACCAAATTGTTTTAAACCCTGCTATTAGCACCTCTCTTGCAGAAGATGATTTCTTTAGCGGAATGGTTAGAGACGTTCTTGAAGTAGCAGGTAGGAAAAATAGTGAATATAAGAACCCTCTCACCTTGTATAAAAAGTATACTCGGAAAGATGTGTGCAAACTATTAAACTGGGACAATGACGAACAAGGAACCATGTTCGGTTATAAGCCTAAACACAATACATGTCCCATCTTCGTGACCTATCATAAAGGAGAAGATGTGGAATCTAGCGTAAATTATG
The nucleotide sequence above comes from Pontibacillus chungwhensis. Encoded proteins:
- a CDS encoding DUF3427 domain-containing protein translates to MGDIVRNLEDSLHRSFIDHRHRYSEMYSPKLLVNRSPGGETVLSSILEEIEHCHSFIFSVAFITESGLATLKSQLLDLHSKGIKGKILTSTFLQFNKPKVFRELLKLKNVEVRLTSLPGFHSKGYIFEHENYHSLIVGSSNLTAHALKVNYEWNIKLTSHENGEIIHHFNNQFDEVWKESVPLNEDWINRYEIDYLANLDRPAEQIQEMPGAYEINPVKEAIEIEPNNMQVPALQAIQRLREEGEEKGIVVSATGTGKTYLSAFDVRRYAPKKMLFIVHREQILRKAMADFRRVLGGEEEDFGILSGTSKDTSARYLFATIQTISKDDVLSQFEEKEFDYILIDEVHKAGATSYKKVMEYFKPEFLLGMTATPERTDGVNIYELFDYNLAYEIRLQEALEEDMLCPFHYFGVTDYETHGELVDDTTQLANLVDEERVEHILEKVDYYGHSGEKVRGLIFCSRKEEAHQLSRLMNQKGLKAVALTGDDDSAKRLQTVDDLENGLLDYILTVDIFNEGIDIPSINQVIMLRQTQSSIIFVQQLGRGLRKHNSKEFVSVIDFIGNYKNNYLIPIALSGDKSQNKDNIRRHLKEKNFLNGVSTINFEEIAKKQIYKAIDDSKLNDMRVLKDEYKHLKNKIGRIPYLLDFMKFGSIDPEVIMEKNKNYMEFLKRVEKDIGTLNDYKTSILNFLSQEVLDGKRKHEVLLLTMLIEHGDCTITEYERILEEAGLSFSASMKRHLQRIMNLKFFTMTDQKKYGNEPIATFEDNQIVLNPAISTSLAEDDFFSGMVRDVLEVAGRKNSEYKNPLTLYKKYTRKDVCKLLNWDNDEQGTMFGYKPKHNTCPIFVTYHKGEDVESSVNYEDELINRDTLRWFTRSNRTLQSKEVQEIINAPEKGAEIHIFIKKDDDEGKGFYYFGKATPNMESIQENKMIDAKGKEIPVVKMDMILENTVDYQLYHYLKDA